In Flavobacterium enshiense, the genomic stretch TGGCTTTTATGAACAGTGAATTGGATTATGAAAAGTTCTATAAAGCCATGCCTGAAAAAGAAGCCTATTCCATTTTAAAACAGCATATCCCATCGTTTACGGCAGCATCAACGTTAAGAGCTATTCAGGACGATGGTGAAGAGATTCATAAAAATGTTATGCTGATTACTGTGGAAAGTCTGAGTGCCGATTTTCTGAAAACATATGGTAACGAACAAACCATAACTCCTTTTCTGGATTCATTGGCGAATGAAAGTCTACTTTTCACAAACCTTTATGCGACCGGAAACAGAACTGTGCGAGGATTGGAAGCTGTGACATTGTGCATTCCTCCCACTGCTGGAGAAAGCGTGGTAAAACGTGAAGACAATAAAAATAAATTTTCAACGGGAAGTGTTTTTAAACAAAAAGGATATGATGTAAAATATCTTTACGGAGGCGATGCTTATTTTGACAATATGGAGAGTTTCTTTGGAGGCAACGGTTATGAAATCGTAGATAAAAAAACGCTTCAGCCAAATGAGATTTCCTTTGAAAACATTTGGGGCGTTTGTGATGAAGACATGGCTAAAAAAGCAATTAAGGTCATGAATGAAGAAGCAAAATCAGGAAAACCCTTTTTTAACCATTGGATGACTGTTAGCAATCACAGACCATTTACGTATCCTGAAAACAAAATTGATATTCCTGCCAATTCAAAATCCCGTGAAGGCGGCGTGAAATATACCGATTATGCTTTAAATCAGTTTTTCAAAATGGCCGAAAAACAGTCTTGGTTTAAAAATACAGTTTTTGTAATTGTGGCCGATCATTGTGCTTCCAGTTCAGGGAAAACAGAATTGCCGATGGAGAAATACCGAATTCCGGCTATGATTTATGCACCCGGTTTCATCAAGCCCAAAAGGAATCAGACATTAATGTCGCAAATCGATTTAATGCCAACGCTTTTTGGTTTGCTGAATTTTGATTATCAAAGCAAGTTTTATGGCGAAGATATCATGAAAGCAAGCTATGACCCTCGGGCCTTTATTGCTACCTATCAGGATCTAGGATTAATTAAAGACGATAAGTTGACAATCATTTCCCCTGTAAAAAAAGTAAAACAATTTGATTTGGTTTGTAAACGGGAAAAAAAATTATCGGGAGAATTTCAAATTCATTTCGAAGAAAAACAAAGAAAAATAATTGACAAAAAATTAGTGAATGAAGCTGTTTCCTATTATGAAACTGCTTCGGAAATGCTTAAAAACAAAAAATATCAGAAAGTGTAAAATTAAAAAGCCGATTCAAATGAATCGGCTTTTTTTGTGGAATTATAATAACCCGTTGTATTTGCGGATAAACCATTCTGAAGAAAGACTAACAGCCAACATAATCAAACACCAAATCCAATCGATCAGAGGTGTTTTCTTGATAACCGCTTTTTCGGTTGGAATGTAGTTCTCGTTATCGAGTAAGTTTTTAATTAATTCGTTAACCTGATTAGGATAGTATACTTTTCCATTGGTGTTATTAGCTAATTGTTTCAAACGATTTACATCAGGATTTACAAATTGCTTTTCGATTTCAAAATCAAGTACTTCAAAACTGCCTGAATATTTGTTTTTTGATCTGTTTTCAGAAACTGTAAAGTTGTAGTTTCCTTGTTCTAAACCGTCTAAGTTGACCTTATATTCGGCATTTCCTTTAAGAAAATCGTATTTCTTAGTTTTACCTGTTTGCTTATTTTGAAGATTGATTGTCAGATTAGCATTGTCGTCGAATTCGTAGTTTTTATTAAAAAACTGAGCGGTTATTTCAATGGTTTCTCCAGAATTATAAAAACTTTCGTGTGCTACCACAAGTGATTTTTTTGCCGCATTGGAAGCGAGATACTGGATTATTTTGTCTGTAAGGATATCAAATTGTTCGAATGACTTCGTTTTTACATGATTCTCCATACGCCATTTCCAGATATTTTCTCCAAAAAGGAAGGCGTTGCGTTTTAATCCGTTTTCTGAAAATGTCAGTAGTGGACTTTCAGTACCGATGTTTCGGATTCGTGACTTTAAAAGCGTATTTGCGTTTTCCTTAACCGTAATGGTTCCAAAAGGATGCTCTAATGGCGGAAATTGCTCAAAGCCGATATTTTCAGTAGAGAAGGATGTAAACTGCGGATTGTAATCTGCCGAATAGTCTTCGTTTTGACCCGAAACTTTAAACTGGACTTGATCCTGATATTGATTTAAAAGAGTAAAATCGGTATTGATCCCAGTAATAACCCACGTATTAACTTGTAGTTTTTTATTCAGCTCCAAAATCGATTTAAATTCGAAATTTGGTTGGTATAAAATCAAAACATTGTAATCTTGTAATGATTTGATTTCACTAGGCTTAACTATTGTTACTTTACGTTGTTGATTAGATTCTATTGCGCGTTTCAAGGCACCTAAATCAGGATGGTTTATTGACGAAATCAATGCAATTTCCGAACGTTGGTCAATTACTTCCACAGCGAAATTCTTCGTGTTATTGTAATTGTTTTTTTCTTTTTCCGAAGATGAAATTACAGCTTTATAAGTTTGTACACCTACTCTATCCGCATTCAATAAAACAGATACGACCTGTGCTTTTTTAGATGGCGAAAAACTAATGTTTTGCTTATGAACCGTTGATTTTCCCTGTTGAATACTAAATGTTGCATTGACCGGTTTAGTTCCATTGTATTGCAGAAAAACTTCGGCAGGGAATTTATTTTTCAGAAAAGCATATTTGT encodes the following:
- a CDS encoding alkaline phosphatase family protein — translated: MKSAKNIAPFLKLGIFYLIVNLILRIILIFHPITQSTFGFVSVVKMLFLGVASDFFVFTIASVFLWLYLLFLSDSKYHKPWGCIIFGILTGLLIYISFFNTTLNEYGGVVPTIGVALVGLKTLLFGLLLFFPKYRKNIRLALYSVTVFIFVLVIIQNAVSEFFFWNEFGVKYNFIAVDYLVYTNTVIGNIMESYPVVPLFIGIGIIALASTYVIVKKTRVFLDRLPSFKEKIQLSAVYVFLFIVSLFAVPFMTKFENSQNVFVNELQANGVYKFYLAFMNSELDYEKFYKAMPEKEAYSILKQHIPSFTAASTLRAIQDDGEEIHKNVMLITVESLSADFLKTYGNEQTITPFLDSLANESLLFTNLYATGNRTVRGLEAVTLCIPPTAGESVVKREDNKNKFSTGSVFKQKGYDVKYLYGGDAYFDNMESFFGGNGYEIVDKKTLQPNEISFENIWGVCDEDMAKKAIKVMNEEAKSGKPFFNHWMTVSNHRPFTYPENKIDIPANSKSREGGVKYTDYALNQFFKMAEKQSWFKNTVFVIVADHCASSSGKTELPMEKYRIPAMIYAPGFIKPKRNQTLMSQIDLMPTLFGLLNFDYQSKFYGEDIMKASYDPRAFIATYQDLGLIKDDKLTIISPVKKVKQFDLVCKREKKLSGEFQIHFEEKQRKIIDKKLVNEAVSYYETASEMLKNKKYQKV